In Carya illinoinensis cultivar Pawnee chromosome 16, C.illinoinensisPawnee_v1, whole genome shotgun sequence, a single window of DNA contains:
- the LOC122299697 gene encoding protein WHAT'S THIS FACTOR 1 homolog, chloroplastic, producing the protein MLRKNPSFRNNPFYVPHSLQHLVRKFSLWSMKKEPDLESALSRNRRWVVNNQIKNIILRCPERVAPVKFLQKKFKNLDLQGKALNWLKKYPCCFDVYLEGDEYYCRLTKRMMFLAEEEEAVKDMQEPVFVERLGKLLMMSSNHRLNVVKLNEIKRNFGFPDDYLIRIVPKYSDMFRVVNYTGRRSSMEIELASWNPDFAVSAIEAAARKQGSEPCFSCSLPSSWVKSWERSRKFNSTPYISPYLEPRGLMEGSMEMEKRTVGLVHELLSLTLWKKASILKLGHFRREFGLPEKLNVLLLKHPGIFYVSNKYQIYTVLLREGYKGSELIDKDPLVVAKEKFGELMQDGLHEYNRRRHLLNLEKKKKDIVLRGLEKNKTRSSEMSDNDDGGDKLGGLFDPEERKRFYKVLFDDTVP; encoded by the coding sequence ATGCTTCGGAAAAACCCCAGTTTTAGGAACAATCCATTTTATGTTCCTCACTCTCTTCAGCACCTTGTCCGAAAATTCTCACTCTGGTCAATGAAGAAAGAACCGGATCTCGAATCTGCTCTGTCTAGGAACCGTAGGTGGGTTGTCAATAATCAGATCAAGAACATCATTCTTCGGTGTCCCGAGCGGGTGGCGCCGGTGAAGTTCCTGCAGAAGAAATTCAAGAACCTTGATCTACAGGGCAAAGCTCTGAATTGGCTCAAGAAATACCCGTGCTGCTTCGACGTTTATCTCGAAGGCGACGAGTACTACTGCCGGCTGACAAAGCGGATGATGTTTTTGGCGGAAGAGGAAGAGGCTGTCAAAGATATGCAGGAACCGGTGTTCGTCGAGAGACTGGGGAAGTTGCTTATGATGAGCTCGAATCATAGACTCAATGTCGTTAAACTCAATGAAATAAAGAGGAATTTCGGTTTTCCAGACGACTATCTGATTAGAATCGTGCCCAAGTATTCGGATATGTTTCGGGTTGTTAATTACACCGGAAGACGGAGTTCGATGGAGATTGAACTGGCTTCCTGGAACCCTGATTTCGCAGTTTCCGCCATTGAAGCCGCCGCTAGGAAGCAGGGTTCTGAGCCATGTTTTTCATGTTCATTGCCCTCTAGTTGGGTGAAGTCATGGGAGAGATCTCGCAAATTCAACTCAACTCCTTATATTTCGCCATACTTGGAACCCAGAGGTTTGATGGAGGGATCAATGGAGATGGAGAAGAGGACTGTGGGCTTGGTGCACGAGCTGTTGTCGTTGACACTGTGGAAGAAAGCTTCAATTTTGAAGCTAGGACATTTTAGGAGAGAGTTTGGCTTGCCAGAGAAACTGAATGTTCTGTTGCTCAAACATCCAGGCATTTTCTACGTTTCGAATAAGTATCAAATCTATACTGTGCTTCTTAGAGAGGGATATAAGGGGTCAGAGCTGATTGATAAAGATCCTCTGGTtgttgctaaagaaaaatttggGGAACTGATGCAGGACGGACTTCATGAATATAATCGGAGGCGACATTTACTGAatttggagaagaaaaagaaagacatAGTATTGAGGGGATTAGAGAAAAACAAGACCAGAAGCTCTGAAATGTCCGACAATGATGATGGGGGAGATAAGTTGGGAGGTCTGTTTGATccggaagaaagaaaaaggtttTATAAAGTTCTCTTTGATGATACTGTTCCATAA